The DNA window CTATCTTCTATTGTTAATTTTTTATCTTTTTCAGGTAATTTTTTTCCTACTTCAGTTAATACTATAAATCCATAGTCTTTAGATTTTTCTATAGCAAATTTTCTTTCTTCTAAACTAATGTCTAAGGAACCGTCAGATATTTCCACAGCGTTAAAGCCCAAATTGTTACATTCATTCAAAAATTCATCAAATTTATTTTTAAAATATGCATACTCAAATAATGTGCCTCCTGGATAAACTTTAATGTCCCAATCATTGTAATATTTAATTTTTTCAATAATTACATCTCTATCAATAACAGCAGAAGTTCCCCATCCAAGTTTTACAAAGTCTATATAGTCACCACAAACTTTTAAGTAATCTTCTACATACTTTGGGGGTAATCCTTTATCTAAAACAACTGTTAAACCTCTCTTATATTTATTATTTAAAAATTCAAATGCTTTCAAATTTTCACCTCATAATGTTTAACCATGTCTTTTAAGGAAATTTTTATAAACAATTTTTCTTATAATATAAATTTATTGTAAAATCATAAAAAGTTTTATGATGATTAAC is part of the Methanocaldococcus sp. genome and encodes:
- the comA gene encoding phosphosulfolactate synthase codes for the protein MKAFEFLNNKYKRGLTVVLDKGLPPKYVEDYLKVCGDYIDFVKLGWGTSAVIDRDVIIEKIKYYNDWDIKVYPGGTLFEYAYFKNKFDEFLNECNNLGFNAVEISDGSLDISLEERKFAIEKSKDYGFIVLTEVGKKLPEKDKKLTIEDRIKLINFDLDSGADYVIIEGRESGKCIGLFDKEGKIKEKELNILIKNVNVNKVIFEAPHKNQQVGFILKLGSSVNLANIAFDEVISLETLRRGLRGDTFGIM